From the Acidobacteriota bacterium genome, one window contains:
- a CDS encoding DUF1553 domain-containing protein, which produces MLLLRPLYPSLAKILAIFLICLGWDPGLAHGQETAVPPTLLSLRIVPEDIHLSGLSPSQQLVLLGRYSDGLERDLTGASSLELGSTEVATIEDQGRLTALSEGSTTLHAHVANHSASAMLTVQSLATPPPFSFQHDIGGILTKRGCNDSSCHAGVKGRGGFKLSLNALDPKEDYRWIVNGGTYQVMSLESAGPESPRIDLSQPENSLLLRKPTLLLPHGGGERLTTKSSDYRTLLDWIQSGAPYERKDSEVEVEQVTLFPEERVLDAEGTHQLLVTAHLADGRTRDLTQQASYQSTNEEVVTVTDSGRVQARSTGETTIIVRTAGHTASARFGVISEPLQTNPSPPPHNFIDDHVFGKLSRFQIPASPLSSDAEFLRRVCLDLTGTLPPPDRAREFIASRDPQKRTKLIDALLDSPEYVDYWTFRFGRLFRVAAGAVGGAEHAYTYWRWVWRNIAQNTSYREIALERLAAQGYGGASRHFLSYGEEAKAADIMPEEVRVFLGRRLDCAQCHDHPYEQWSQDQFWGLASFFGQISRTEWTGFGASVLFDDPAGRQPDFGESAETVKVIHPRRKQLVKPAFLDGQAIASAGNGHPRREFARWITTHPYFAETLVNRMWGHLFGRGLVDPVDDFRSTNPPTHPGLLQALAEDCRLHEYDLKQILRRITRSRTYQLASTPLESNREDALNYSHFIPKPLEAEVLLDAISQVTGVPEVFESGPGGQAPLGTRAIQLEVPDIYPSDFLQMYGRPNLLQIPEVKASPSLNQALHMLVGKTYTEKISRKGGRLDQLIQRDASHREVIQELYLAALSRLPSPLELSELESVLGKSSDKRQAWEDLVWSLITSREFAFNH; this is translated from the coding sequence ATGTTGCTCCTTAGACCCCTTTACCCGTCGCTGGCGAAAATCCTGGCGATTTTCCTGATATGCCTCGGATGGGATCCCGGCTTGGCCCACGGCCAGGAAACCGCAGTTCCCCCAACCCTGCTTTCGCTGAGGATCGTTCCGGAGGACATTCATCTTTCGGGTCTCAGCCCGTCCCAGCAGCTGGTTTTGCTGGGCAGGTATTCCGACGGACTGGAACGCGACCTGACGGGTGCTTCGTCCCTTGAATTGGGCTCCACCGAGGTGGCAACCATCGAGGATCAAGGTCGATTGACAGCCCTTTCGGAGGGAAGCACTACCCTGCACGCCCATGTGGCCAACCATTCAGCCTCTGCAATGCTGACGGTGCAGTCGTTGGCAACGCCGCCACCCTTCAGTTTTCAGCATGATATCGGCGGAATCCTGACCAAGCGGGGTTGCAACGACAGTAGTTGCCATGCGGGTGTCAAGGGAAGAGGGGGGTTCAAACTTTCCCTCAACGCCCTGGATCCGAAGGAAGACTACCGTTGGATCGTCAACGGCGGCACCTACCAGGTCATGAGCCTGGAATCCGCAGGTCCGGAGTCCCCGCGCATCGACCTGAGCCAACCCGAAAATAGCCTGTTGCTGCGTAAACCCACGCTCCTTTTGCCTCATGGAGGTGGAGAACGCCTGACCACCAAGTCTTCCGACTACCGCACCTTGTTGGACTGGATTCAGTCCGGCGCTCCCTATGAACGCAAGGATTCAGAGGTTGAAGTTGAACAGGTGACCCTGTTTCCGGAGGAACGAGTGCTCGATGCCGAGGGCACCCACCAGTTGTTGGTCACCGCCCATCTTGCCGATGGTCGAACCCGGGACCTGACCCAACAGGCCTCCTACCAGTCCACCAACGAAGAGGTGGTGACGGTGACTGACTCCGGTCGAGTCCAGGCCCGGTCTACGGGAGAGACGACCATTATTGTCCGCACGGCCGGTCATACCGCCAGCGCACGTTTCGGAGTCATCTCCGAACCATTGCAGACCAACCCTTCGCCTCCGCCCCACAACTTTATCGACGACCACGTCTTCGGCAAGTTGAGCCGCTTTCAAATCCCCGCATCGCCGCTCTCCAGCGACGCCGAGTTCCTGCGCCGGGTCTGCCTGGATTTGACGGGAACGCTACCGCCGCCCGATCGGGCCCGGGAGTTCATCGCCAGCCGGGACCCTCAAAAACGAACGAAACTGATCGACGCCCTGCTGGATTCTCCCGAGTACGTGGACTACTGGACCTTTCGCTTCGGCCGGCTCTTCCGGGTGGCTGCCGGCGCCGTCGGGGGGGCTGAGCACGCCTACACCTATTGGCGCTGGGTGTGGCGGAACATCGCCCAAAACACGTCCTATCGGGAAATTGCCCTGGAGCGGCTGGCGGCACAGGGCTATGGCGGGGCCTCGAGGCACTTTCTTTCCTACGGGGAAGAAGCCAAGGCTGCGGATATCATGCCGGAAGAGGTACGGGTCTTCCTGGGAAGACGGCTGGATTGCGCCCAGTGCCACGACCACCCCTACGAGCAGTGGAGCCAGGATCAGTTCTGGGGGCTGGCCTCCTTCTTCGGACAGATCAGCCGAACCGAATGGACCGGGTTCGGGGCGTCGGTTCTCTTTGACGATCCCGCCGGCCGCCAACCGGATTTTGGAGAGTCGGCGGAAACGGTGAAGGTGATTCACCCCCGTCGCAAGCAGCTCGTCAAGCCCGCCTTCCTGGATGGGCAAGCCATCGCCTCCGCGGGCAACGGGCATCCGCGCCGGGAGTTTGCCCGCTGGATCACGACTCACCCCTACTTCGCCGAAACACTGGTCAACCGCATGTGGGGCCACCTTTTTGGACGCGGCCTGGTGGATCCGGTGGATGATTTCCGTTCGACCAATCCGCCTACCCACCCTGGATTATTGCAGGCACTGGCCGAGGACTGCCGGCTCCATGAATACGACCTGAAGCAGATCCTGCGTCGGATCACCCGTTCGCGGACCTACCAGCTTGCCTCGACTCCCCTTGAGTCGAACCGCGAAGATGCCTTGAACTACTCCCACTTCATCCCCAAGCCGCTGGAAGCCGAGGTGCTTCTGGATGCCATCAGCCAGGTGACCGGTGTCCCGGAAGTCTTCGAAAGCGGCCCGGGGGGCCAGGCTCCCCTGGGAACCCGGGCCATTCAACTGGAGGTGCCCGACATCTATCCCTCCGATTTTCTGCAGATGTACGGGCGACCCAATCTTCTGCAGATTCCGGAAGTCAAGGCCTCTCCCAGCCTCAACCAGGCGCTCCACATGCTGGTGGGAAAGACCTACACGGAGAAGATTTCCAGGAAGGGCGGACGCCTCGACCAGTTGATCCAAAGGGACGCCTCCCACCGCGAGGTGATTCAGGAGCTCTATCTGGCAGCCTTGTCTCGCCTGCCCTCACCGCTGGAGTTGTCCGAGCTGGAGTCGGTCTTGGGCAAGAGTTCCGACAAGAGGCAGGCTTGGGAAGACCTGGTCTGGAGTCTGATCACCTCCCGAGAGTTTGCCTTCAACCACTGA
- a CDS encoding CehA/McbA family metallohydrolase, with the protein MNRRLFLVLIWGLGVLTAARCGMLQEELCRVRLSLVDGSTGKPVPGVIRGFVQGQETAVPIHGLLERGQGVGSVALQQQGKRPPRRPIHDWYVLSEPSEVTLPQKPLRLEAFSGLETEMATLEVDLSQRNDASLTLSLNSFSHIKDKKWFGGNTHLHLFRLAPEEADRYLSTIPAADRLDVLFTSYLIRPSEDADYITNRYPVGDLTQFHSTGVLVNQGEEHRHNLTPWSGGYGHVMLLNIRKLIQPVSIGPGITGAGTDGIPLQEGIDEAHRQGGTTIWCHNDLGLERVVNFVLGKVDAQNIFDGLSLEDYPQFEDTFYHYLNAGLRVPFSTGTDWFLFDLARAYTRVAEPLGIASWLEALKRGRSFITNGPLFHFLVEDQGIGDTLSLKSPGEVGVEGRVSGRIDFDHLELIHNGRVVDRIPSRATGEHFSAELKKTFAVEEPGWLALRVSGQADSEYGLPIFGHTSAIYLEVDGKSIRQPAAVVHLRREIQAARTTVAEEALFATPEERKRVLDLYDRGLAALDGGSR; encoded by the coding sequence ATGAACCGCCGACTCTTTCTCGTCCTGATCTGGGGATTGGGCGTTTTGACCGCCGCCCGCTGCGGCATGCTTCAGGAAGAATTGTGCCGTGTCCGTCTCTCGCTGGTCGACGGCAGCACCGGCAAGCCCGTCCCGGGGGTGATTCGCGGTTTCGTCCAGGGCCAGGAGACAGCGGTTCCGATCCATGGCCTACTGGAAAGGGGACAAGGCGTCGGATCGGTGGCCCTGCAGCAACAGGGCAAACGGCCGCCCCGCCGCCCCATCCATGACTGGTACGTCCTGTCCGAGCCCAGCGAAGTGACGCTGCCCCAAAAACCCCTGCGGCTGGAAGCCTTCTCGGGACTTGAAACGGAGATGGCGACCCTGGAGGTCGACCTCAGCCAGAGGAATGACGCCTCCTTGACCCTTTCCCTGAATTCATTCAGCCACATCAAGGACAAGAAGTGGTTTGGCGGCAACACCCACCTGCACCTCTTCAGGCTCGCGCCGGAAGAGGCTGATCGCTACCTGAGCACAATCCCGGCCGCGGACCGATTGGACGTCTTGTTCACCTCCTATCTGATCCGCCCGTCCGAAGACGCCGATTACATCACCAACCGCTATCCGGTAGGGGACCTGACCCAATTCCATTCCACCGGCGTGCTGGTCAATCAGGGTGAGGAACATCGTCACAACCTGACTCCCTGGAGTGGAGGCTACGGTCACGTCATGCTGCTGAACATCAGGAAGCTCATCCAGCCGGTCAGCATCGGTCCGGGCATCACGGGGGCCGGCACTGACGGGATTCCCCTGCAGGAAGGGATCGATGAAGCGCATCGTCAGGGAGGAACGACCATTTGGTGCCACAACGACTTAGGACTGGAACGGGTGGTCAACTTCGTCCTGGGCAAGGTGGATGCCCAGAATATCTTTGACGGGCTGTCCCTGGAGGACTATCCCCAATTTGAGGACACCTTTTATCACTACCTCAATGCCGGGCTCAGGGTTCCCTTCTCGACCGGCACCGATTGGTTCCTGTTCGACCTTGCCAGAGCCTACACCCGGGTTGCGGAACCTCTGGGAATCGCCTCCTGGCTGGAAGCGCTCAAGCGGGGACGGTCCTTCATCACCAACGGCCCCCTGTTTCACTTCCTGGTGGAGGACCAAGGGATCGGAGATACCCTCTCACTGAAATCCCCCGGGGAGGTCGGAGTCGAGGGTCGGGTGTCGGGACGAATCGACTTCGATCACCTGGAACTGATCCACAACGGCCGGGTGGTCGATCGCATCCCGTCCCGAGCAACCGGGGAACACTTTTCGGCCGAGTTGAAGAAGACGTTTGCGGTGGAAGAGCCCGGGTGGCTGGCGCTGAGAGTCTCCGGGCAGGCTGACAGCGAGTACGGGTTGCCCATCTTCGGACATACCTCGGCGATCTACCTCGAGGTGGACGGAAAATCGATCCGCCAACCCGCCGCGGTGGTCCATCTAAGGAGAGAGATTCAGGCGGCGAGAACTACGGTGGCCGAAGAGGCACTCTTCGCCACGCCCGAGGAACGAAAGCGGGTGCTGGACCTCTATGACCGCGGTCTTGCGGCCCTTGATGGAGGGTCTCGATAA
- a CDS encoding phosphate--AMP phosphotransferase: MLEVLDLDLKMGKEEYQEAIPRLRVELRDLQHAVRAAGVPVVVLFEGWKAAGKGDAINALVRPLDPRGFKVFTTQAPTLEEQFHPFLWRFSTRLPGKGEWVFWDRSWYRQMLEERVDGSLDRGGALAAGGEIREFERQLTDDGAVLIKFWLHVSRKEQERRLESMQSDRFERWRWTQPDWKKERGYKKYLEAAEEMLALTSTVNAPWKLVEAHNRRYRRVKILEHLIGALSAHLSRRGKGTESIGPSIPAAENIDEEVRSRGLHIRVDSEPSVLDRSDLSKQLDRGDYEKRLSKLQLRLRDLEFECYGRRVASVVVYEGWDAAGKGGNIKRLTQELDPRGYEVVPINAPTAEEKIHHYLWRFWRQLPKGGHMTIFDRSWYGRVLVERVEGFASEEEWRRAYQEINEFERHLTAAGVVCVKFWLHLSPEEQLRRFQARECTPHKRFKLTSEDWRNRTRWNDYRRAVTEMIERTSTPYAPWTVVEAEDKLWARVKTLSTLVSTLEKHLGV; this comes from the coding sequence ATGCTTGAAGTACTGGATCTTGACCTGAAGATGGGCAAGGAGGAATACCAGGAAGCCATTCCACGGCTGAGGGTAGAGTTGCGCGACCTGCAGCATGCCGTCAGGGCCGCCGGAGTTCCGGTTGTGGTCCTGTTTGAGGGTTGGAAGGCGGCAGGCAAGGGAGATGCGATCAACGCCCTGGTACGCCCCCTTGACCCCAGGGGATTCAAGGTCTTTACCACCCAGGCGCCTACCCTTGAAGAGCAGTTCCACCCCTTTCTTTGGCGCTTCTCGACCCGGCTTCCCGGGAAGGGTGAATGGGTGTTCTGGGATCGCTCCTGGTATCGACAAATGTTGGAGGAACGCGTTGACGGAAGTCTGGACCGTGGAGGCGCCCTGGCGGCCGGAGGTGAAATTCGTGAGTTCGAGCGCCAGCTCACGGACGACGGCGCGGTGCTGATCAAGTTCTGGCTGCACGTTAGCAGGAAGGAACAGGAACGGCGACTGGAGAGCATGCAGAGCGATCGTTTCGAGCGTTGGCGCTGGACCCAGCCGGATTGGAAGAAAGAGCGCGGCTACAAGAAATACCTGGAAGCCGCGGAAGAGATGCTTGCCTTGACCAGCACGGTGAATGCTCCCTGGAAGCTGGTGGAAGCTCATAACCGCCGATACCGGCGGGTCAAGATCCTTGAACACCTGATTGGCGCGCTCTCGGCCCATCTGTCCAGGCGGGGCAAGGGGACGGAGTCCATTGGTCCTTCGATACCGGCAGCGGAAAACATTGATGAGGAAGTTCGGAGTCGAGGCCTTCACATTAGGGTTGACTCCGAACCCTCGGTGCTGGATCGCTCCGACTTGAGCAAGCAACTGGACCGGGGAGACTATGAGAAACGGCTTTCCAAACTGCAACTACGCCTGCGAGATCTGGAATTCGAGTGCTATGGGCGGCGGGTGGCGAGTGTCGTGGTCTATGAGGGCTGGGACGCGGCTGGCAAGGGCGGCAACATCAAGCGGCTGACTCAGGAACTGGATCCGAGAGGATACGAGGTGGTTCCGATAAACGCGCCTACCGCTGAAGAGAAGATCCACCACTACCTGTGGCGCTTCTGGCGGCAATTGCCCAAGGGCGGCCACATGACCATTTTCGATCGAAGCTGGTACGGCCGGGTTCTGGTTGAACGGGTGGAGGGATTTGCGAGCGAGGAGGAATGGCGCCGCGCCTACCAGGAGATCAACGAGTTCGAAAGGCACCTCACAGCCGCGGGGGTGGTGTGCGTCAAGTTTTGGCTCCATCTGAGCCCGGAGGAGCAGTTGCGCCGATTCCAGGCCCGGGAATGCACTCCGCACAAGCGATTCAAGTTGACCTCCGAGGACTGGAGGAATCGGACCAGATGGAATGACTATCGAAGGGCTGTCACGGAGATGATCGAGCGGACCAGCACCCCTTACGCTCCCTGGACGGTCGTGGAGGCGGAGGACAAGCTCTGGGCCCGCGTGAAGACACTTTCCACACTGGTCAGCACCTTGGAGAAGCACCTCGGGGTTTGA
- a CDS encoding nuclear transport factor 2 family protein, with amino-acid sequence MGALYLFRRNLWATALCLSLILLPGAVLPDRLPGSTSGLPEARPGEVEENGAAESEEARFSGEQLEVFRVNRRFYRAVSDQSLRAMEKVWLQEPWVQCVHPSWELLTGWKRIRKSWATIFRNTEHMKIRETEVSIRVNGDFAWVSCLENIESYRNANFSRSQAQGTNLFFRVKGKWHLVHHHASPITVRVGEAL; translated from the coding sequence ATGGGCGCCCTTTACCTGTTCAGACGAAACCTTTGGGCAACAGCTCTCTGTCTGTCGCTGATTCTACTTCCGGGCGCGGTTTTGCCTGATCGGCTGCCGGGGTCCACCAGCGGCTTACCCGAGGCTCGTCCCGGAGAGGTTGAAGAGAATGGGGCCGCCGAGAGCGAAGAAGCAAGATTCAGTGGCGAGCAGTTGGAGGTGTTTCGAGTGAACCGGCGTTTCTACCGGGCGGTTTCCGACCAGAGCCTCCGAGCCATGGAAAAAGTGTGGCTCCAGGAGCCCTGGGTCCAATGTGTGCATCCGAGTTGGGAACTGCTGACCGGTTGGAAGAGGATTCGCAAGAGCTGGGCCACCATCTTCCGTAATACGGAGCACATGAAGATCCGGGAAACCGAGGTTTCGATCCGAGTGAACGGAGACTTCGCCTGGGTGTCCTGCCTGGAGAACATCGAGAGTTACCGGAACGCCAACTTCAGCCGTTCTCAGGCTCAGGGCACCAATCTCTTTTTTCGTGTCAAGGGGAAGTGGCACTTGGTCCACCACCACGCCTCACCCATCACAGTCAGGGTAGGGGAGGCTCTCTGA
- a CDS encoding peroxidase-related enzyme (This protein belongs to a clade of uncharacterized proteins related to peroxidases such as the alkylhydroperoxidase AhpD.) translates to MEGHGEDLRVATGNRLLAETVKRDYREAPLDARQRALCEFAEKLTRQPSRMTAEDCQRLRSEGLSDRDILDAVEVISYFNYINRVADGLGVDLEPEMKRRDTE, encoded by the coding sequence GTGGAAGGCCACGGGGAGGATCTCCGTGTTGCGACAGGAAATCGGTTGCTGGCCGAGACCGTGAAGCGGGATTACCGGGAAGCTCCATTGGACGCCCGCCAGCGGGCCTTGTGCGAATTTGCCGAAAAGCTCACCCGCCAGCCCTCCCGAATGACCGCCGAGGACTGCCAACGGTTGAGAAGCGAGGGGCTCAGCGATCGAGATATCCTGGATGCCGTCGAAGTGATTTCCTACTTCAATTACATCAACCGCGTGGCCGACGGGTTGGGAGTCGACCTGGAACCTGAAATGAAGCGCCGTGACACAGAGTGA
- a CDS encoding spore maturation protein — protein MNGIFVVIVLFSILMAAFTGRMEMLSKAVLESARSAVTLALGLIGVMAFFLGLMRVAADGGLLRMMARAVHPVMRFLFPAIPRDHPAMSAMILNITSNLLGLGNAATPFGLKAMMELDRLNNDKGTATNAMVLFLALNTSGLALLPLGVISLRAAAGSQDAAGILATTWFASGCATVAAIVAATLLARTPRYRLAGATSNQADQDRRVEATSSDQVQAEDASMTPQSQLELVRPRWGKPVVLGFYLALLAALTVHIAQQVGTTPAMDLVRSIMSFWMLPALIAGLVLFGWTRGVKVYESLVEGAKEGFQVAVKIIPYLVAILVAIGIFRASGGLELLARGIGPVTNLIGMPAEALPVALVRPLSGSGALGVMTEVMNAHGPDSFTGYMVCTFNGSTDTTFYILAVYFGSVGIKKTRHALPACLTADVTGILAAVLIVNLLFG, from the coding sequence CTGAATGGAATCTTCGTTGTCATCGTCCTGTTTTCCATCCTGATGGCGGCCTTCACGGGTCGCATGGAGATGTTGAGCAAGGCCGTGCTAGAGTCGGCCCGCTCGGCCGTCACCCTCGCCCTGGGTCTCATCGGAGTTATGGCCTTCTTCCTGGGCTTAATGCGAGTGGCCGCCGACGGGGGCTTGTTGCGGATGATGGCCCGCGCCGTACATCCCGTGATGCGATTCCTCTTCCCGGCCATCCCCAGGGATCACCCGGCCATGAGCGCCATGATCCTGAATATCACCTCCAACCTGCTGGGGCTTGGGAACGCGGCGACCCCGTTTGGACTCAAGGCCATGATGGAGCTGGACCGACTCAACAACGACAAGGGAACTGCAACCAACGCCATGGTGCTCTTCCTGGCTCTCAACACCTCCGGCCTGGCGCTGCTGCCCCTGGGTGTCATCAGCTTGAGAGCGGCGGCCGGCTCCCAGGATGCTGCAGGAATTTTGGCGACTACCTGGTTTGCCAGTGGATGCGCCACCGTAGCCGCGATTGTGGCGGCGACTCTGCTGGCCCGAACGCCACGCTATCGCCTGGCAGGAGCGACATCCAACCAGGCTGACCAGGACCGGCGGGTTGAAGCAACCTCCTCCGATCAGGTCCAGGCAGAGGACGCGTCCATGACGCCCCAGTCCCAACTGGAACTGGTTCGACCCCGCTGGGGAAAGCCGGTAGTGCTCGGCTTTTACCTGGCTCTGTTAGCTGCTCTGACCGTGCATATCGCGCAACAGGTTGGTACCACCCCGGCGATGGACCTGGTGCGCAGCATCATGTCTTTTTGGATGTTGCCTGCTCTGATCGCGGGACTGGTGCTGTTCGGATGGACTCGCGGAGTGAAAGTCTACGAATCGCTGGTGGAAGGAGCCAAGGAGGGTTTTCAGGTCGCCGTGAAAATCATTCCCTACCTGGTTGCCATTTTGGTGGCCATCGGGATATTCCGGGCATCGGGGGGTCTGGAACTGTTGGCCCGGGGTATCGGTCCGGTCACCAACCTGATCGGCATGCCCGCAGAAGCGTTGCCGGTGGCCCTGGTCCGGCCACTCTCCGGAAGTGGAGCTCTGGGAGTAATGACCGAGGTCATGAACGCCCACGGGCCCGACTCCTTCACCGGCTACATGGTCTGTACCTTTAACGGAAGCACCGATACCACCTTCTACATTCTGGCGGTATATTTCGGTTCTGTAGGCATCAAGAAGACCCGCCACGCCCTGCCGGCCTGCCTGACCGCTGATGTCACCGGCATCCTGGCGGCGGTCCTGATTGTGAACCTGCTGTTCGGGTAG
- a CDS encoding carboxymuconolactone decarboxylase family protein: MAYIRVIEPEAADGALQAEYAAATERAGKVFNILKIQSLNAAALHASMALYRATMHGPSGLSRAEREMLATVVSQLNDCFY; this comes from the coding sequence ATGGCCTACATCCGAGTGATTGAACCGGAAGCAGCCGACGGCGCTCTGCAAGCTGAATATGCCGCGGCCACAGAGCGTGCCGGCAAGGTCTTCAACATCCTGAAGATCCAGAGCCTCAATGCTGCCGCCCTTCACGCCAGCATGGCGCTCTATCGGGCCACCATGCACGGACCCTCCGGTCTTTCCAGGGCCGAGCGGGAAATGCTGGCCACGGTGGTCTCTCAACTCAACGACTGCTTCTACTGA
- a CDS encoding DUF1501 domain-containing protein → MMRKAGCLTVTPELLKRRHFLRVGSLSLLGISLPQYLNFRSLQAASGKDTRGQAKAQACILVWLEGGPSHVDTWDPKPNSSFKPIPTNVAGIQVSELLPRLARQMDKLALLRSVHTEENNHGQGTYYALTGHRPTAAMQFPSLGTIVTKELGARNNVPANVLVPDTWKTASYGEYTKGAFLDPAFNPMVVPDPSKEDFQISDLALPKSLTVERLRDRRSMLKLVDRMYRSKIERAEHQAMDRFTQQALQMILTPETRQAFDLSQESEKTRDAYGRGSFGQSLLLARRLVEAGARFVTAAGHELNGWDTHSDNDERHKDKMVPGLDRALPTLLEDLKQRGLLDSTVVIVMGEFGRSPHHNSKAGRDHWPHCWSLAIGGGGIRGGQVVGASDERGAYVAERMISMGDLYATIYKALGIDWTKEYMSPIGRPVKIANALDDETGQPIEELI, encoded by the coding sequence ATGATGCGAAAAGCAGGGTGTTTGACGGTTACTCCGGAGCTTCTGAAGCGACGCCACTTCCTCCGAGTCGGCTCTCTCAGCCTTCTCGGAATCAGCCTGCCTCAATATCTGAATTTCCGGAGCCTGCAGGCTGCCAGCGGCAAGGACACCCGCGGGCAGGCGAAGGCCCAGGCCTGCATCCTGGTCTGGCTGGAAGGAGGCCCCAGCCACGTGGACACCTGGGACCCCAAACCCAACAGCAGCTTCAAGCCCATTCCAACCAACGTGGCGGGAATTCAGGTTTCCGAGCTGCTTCCACGGTTGGCCAGGCAGATGGACAAGCTGGCCCTCCTCCGATCGGTCCACACCGAAGAAAACAACCATGGCCAGGGAACCTATTACGCGCTGACCGGACACCGTCCCACAGCCGCCATGCAGTTTCCCAGCCTGGGAACCATCGTCACCAAGGAACTGGGGGCTCGAAACAACGTTCCCGCCAATGTACTGGTTCCCGACACCTGGAAAACGGCTTCCTATGGTGAATATACCAAGGGCGCCTTCCTGGATCCGGCCTTCAACCCCATGGTGGTTCCCGATCCCAGCAAGGAGGATTTCCAGATTTCCGACCTGGCTCTTCCAAAATCCCTGACGGTTGAACGCCTGCGCGACCGGCGTTCGATGTTGAAACTGGTCGACAGAATGTATCGCAGCAAGATCGAAAGGGCCGAGCACCAGGCTATGGATCGATTCACCCAACAAGCCCTGCAGATGATCCTGACCCCTGAAACCCGACAGGCCTTCGACTTGAGCCAGGAATCCGAAAAGACCAGAGATGCTTACGGGCGAGGCAGCTTCGGCCAGAGTCTGCTGCTGGCTCGCAGGCTGGTTGAGGCGGGCGCCCGCTTCGTCACGGCCGCCGGCCATGAGCTGAACGGCTGGGATACCCACTCCGACAACGACGAACGCCACAAGGACAAGATGGTCCCGGGACTGGACCGAGCGCTCCCAACCCTGCTGGAAGACCTCAAGCAGCGCGGCCTGCTGGATTCCACCGTGGTCATTGTGATGGGTGAATTCGGTAGATCGCCCCACCACAACTCAAAGGCCGGACGAGACCATTGGCCTCACTGCTGGTCTCTGGCTATCGGAGGCGGCGGTATTCGTGGAGGCCAGGTGGTGGGCGCCAGCGACGAACGCGGCGCCTATGTGGCCGAACGCATGATTTCCATGGGCGACCTCTATGCCACCATCTACAAGGCCCTGGGAATCGACTGGACCAAGGAATACATGAGTCCCATAGGCCGCCCGGTAAAGATCGCCAATGCCCTGGACGATGAGACCGGTCAACCCATCGAGGAATTGATCTGA
- a CDS encoding aldolase/citrate lyase family protein codes for MSSVNNVDRFRQRLQEGKICVGTSVSLTDPIVSELAAEAGNDLVWIEMEHSYLDLRALLGHLAALRGTQAAPIVRVAWNDPVLIKPILDLAPAGIVVPMVCSGEEAAKAVAACRYPPQGIRGFGPIRNMYGIESMEEYLAIAREQIMVFVQIEHIQAVHNLDEILATPGLDGVVIGRNDLTGSMGKLGQHSDPEVLRTIDSVFARVRETDLFLGASIGCNLETVKEWYGKGVQWFALGDDVVHFFEGAKAVADEVHALGESG; via the coding sequence ATGAGTTCCGTCAACAACGTCGATCGGTTCCGGCAACGCCTGCAGGAAGGCAAGATTTGTGTGGGAACCTCTGTTTCGCTTACCGATCCCATCGTCAGCGAACTGGCTGCCGAGGCTGGAAACGACCTAGTGTGGATCGAAATGGAGCACTCCTACCTTGATCTTCGCGCATTGTTGGGACATCTGGCCGCGCTGCGTGGTACCCAGGCAGCTCCCATCGTTCGTGTCGCCTGGAACGATCCCGTCCTGATCAAGCCGATTCTGGACCTGGCGCCGGCCGGCATCGTGGTACCCATGGTCTGTTCGGGGGAAGAGGCCGCCAAGGCCGTTGCCGCTTGTCGCTACCCGCCCCAAGGCATTCGTGGATTTGGCCCGATCCGAAATATGTACGGCATCGAGAGCATGGAGGAATATCTGGCCATTGCCAGAGAGCAAATCATGGTCTTTGTCCAGATTGAGCACATCCAGGCCGTCCATAATCTGGACGAGATCCTGGCGACCCCCGGCCTGGACGGCGTGGTGATCGGCCGCAACGACCTTACGGGCTCCATGGGCAAGCTGGGCCAGCACAGCGACCCGGAAGTGCTCCGAACCATCGACAGCGTCTTCGCCAGGGTTCGCGAAACCGACCTATTCCTGGGGGCCTCGATCGGCTGCAACCTGGAAACGGTCAAGGAGTGGTATGGAAAGGGAGTCCAATGGTTTGCCCTCGGTGACGATGTAGTCCACTTTTTCGAAGGCGCCAAGGCCGTGGCCGACGAGGTCCACGCGCTGGGAGAGAGCGGCTAG